A stretch of the Vibrio gazogenes genome encodes the following:
- a CDS encoding YrhK family protein: protein MTNTTKAKLDINIGGEHLVIQQRYEALSAFNDLLIAIWFLIGSFFFLNDSLVESGTWLFIAGSAQLLIKPLIKLTSLVHLYRIQNRYNS from the coding sequence GTGACGAATACAACAAAGGCAAAACTGGACATCAATATCGGTGGCGAACATCTGGTCATTCAGCAACGTTATGAGGCATTGAGTGCCTTCAATGATCTACTCATTGCGATCTGGTTTCTGATCGGCAGTTTCTTCTTCTTAAACGATTCATTAGTTGAAAGCGGGACTTGGCTATTTATCGCCGGCAGTGCTCAGCTCTTGATCAAACCATTAATCAAACTAACCAGTCTGGTGCACCTTTATCGCATTCAGAATCGCTATAATAGTTAG
- a CDS encoding MFS transporter, protein MQLETSPIATQRIAVPVIALALYAIASGYLMSLIPLVLTYYELDASLASWLASVFYAGLLLGAVMMEPFVNRCGHRLAFIWCLVILLLSIVVLPLLPYTAIWLAARFVAGVAVAGVFVVVESWLLHGDASRRAKRLGIYMVALYGGTAIGQFGIGLGVSGVIPFTVIIVLLILASVVLIYGDMDQPPVQQATSLSWKQMTKLSHAALIGCLVSGLMLGAIYGLMPVELANRGIPTTHLGSLLALVILGAMAVQPIIPWLSKFLGRKLLMAMFCLVGAGASVLPVLYSGMGTLVLGLFLLGVATFALYPIAINLGCDKLDATYIVSATQVMLFSYSVGSVLGPLMANWFIQGNQGLLGYLFVISLSTCFYMLISSIKTKRQWVARG, encoded by the coding sequence ATTCAGTTGGAGACTTCCCCTATTGCTACTCAGCGCATTGCGGTGCCTGTGATCGCTTTGGCGCTATATGCGATTGCGTCCGGTTACCTTATGAGCCTGATTCCACTTGTTTTGACTTATTATGAGCTTGATGCATCGCTTGCGAGCTGGCTTGCCAGTGTTTTTTATGCCGGTCTCTTGCTAGGCGCGGTGATGATGGAACCTTTTGTAAACCGTTGCGGGCATCGGCTGGCATTTATCTGGTGTTTGGTGATTTTGCTACTTTCTATTGTGGTATTGCCATTACTGCCTTATACCGCGATCTGGCTTGCCGCACGTTTTGTGGCCGGGGTTGCGGTTGCCGGTGTCTTTGTAGTGGTTGAATCCTGGCTGTTACATGGTGATGCGTCTCGACGTGCAAAGCGTTTAGGCATTTACATGGTGGCCTTATACGGTGGCACTGCAATTGGTCAGTTCGGCATTGGTTTGGGGGTCTCTGGTGTGATCCCATTTACGGTCATTATTGTGTTGTTGATACTGGCTTCTGTGGTTTTGATTTATGGCGACATGGATCAGCCGCCCGTACAACAAGCGACAAGTTTATCCTGGAAACAGATGACCAAGCTTAGCCACGCCGCATTGATCGGGTGTCTGGTGTCTGGCCTGATGCTGGGGGCCATTTATGGTTTGATGCCGGTTGAGCTTGCGAATCGCGGTATTCCGACGACCCATCTTGGTAGCTTACTCGCATTGGTTATCCTCGGTGCAATGGCCGTGCAACCGATCATTCCCTGGTTGTCAAAATTTCTGGGGCGTAAACTCTTGATGGCCATGTTTTGTCTGGTTGGTGCAGGTGCATCGGTTTTACCGGTTCTTTATTCTGGAATGGGTACGTTGGTACTTGGGTTATTCCTGCTCGGTGTTGCAACGTTTGCGCTCTATCCGATTGCGATCAATCTCGGATGTGACAAGTTAGACGCGACCTACATTGTGTCAGCAACACAGGTGATGCTGTTTAGTTACAGTGTGGGTTCGGTATTGGGACCGCTCATGGCGAACTGGTTTATACAAGGCAATCAGGGGCTGCTGGGCTATTTATTTGTGATTTCACTCAGTACTTGCTTCTATATGCTGATTTCCAGTATCAAAACCAAGCGTCAGTGGGTTGCTCGCGGCTGA
- a CDS encoding MarR family winged helix-turn-helix transcriptional regulator encodes MTQPLDSAVFHLMRKLFQEHTSYWQEALPHVTKPQFSVLHAIAQSPGIEQVDLVEAAITTKATLAELLGRMEKRGLINRQHGTQDKRRRFVYLTTEGEQLYHDSMAVVQSLDMQFLGRISAADHQQLLRILNTLSVSR; translated from the coding sequence ATGACTCAACCATTAGATTCAGCTGTATTTCACTTAATGCGGAAACTATTTCAAGAACATACATCCTATTGGCAAGAAGCATTACCCCATGTGACAAAACCACAGTTTTCGGTTTTGCATGCGATTGCCCAATCTCCGGGAATTGAGCAGGTTGATCTGGTGGAGGCCGCCATTACCACCAAAGCAACACTGGCAGAACTATTGGGCAGAATGGAAAAACGGGGGCTGATTAACCGACAGCATGGTACGCAAGATAAAAGACGCCGCTTTGTCTATTTAACGACCGAAGGTGAACAGCTTTACCATGATTCCATGGCAGTCGTTCAATCACTTGATATGCAGTTTCTGGGTCGGATCTCAGCAGCGGATCATCAACAATTGTTGCGTATTCTGAATACATTATCCGTCAGCCGTTAA